catataaacacacattagACACCAGTCCAAATCCTAGGAGCAATTCATCCTAATAGCTCCTAATTGTTCTGTGAGTGCTGGTTCTTCTTGATTTTATCCTTGCTCCCCTTCTCTTTATTGAGTTTTATCAGCCTAGCATGGTAAAAATGCTGGAAGCACACAGTTTCTTTATGTAGGAATTGGCCTCTTGCCATCTCTGTGATTTGTTTCATGGTTTCCAATTGTCTGTGCTTGAAATAAGTGGTTAATTGGCACAGCTGATTTTAACCCTGGTAGTTAGGTGACCTGCCATTTTAAATAGTACTCAAAAGGggatgtttttgtcatttaacCTAGGTGAGTGATGATTTTAAGCTGCCAGTTGTGTGTAACATGATCTGGaaagacattttttttattgttaaaaatTCAGTGGATACCTTTGACTAGCTCTTAGACTGACTTTTTAATGCCTTTTATGGGTTAAAGTAAAGCCCCTTGACCGCTGTCTTTACCTTCTGTCAACCAAATTCAAAAGTTTTTCCTACCAATAATTGCTCTTTTTCAGCTGTTTTGCCAAAGGATGGACAAATGCCTAATCTGAAACGATTTCTCTCCTGCAGGATCAGCTATGGCAAACAAAGGTCCCTCGTATGGTCTGAGTCGTGAGGTGCAGAGTAAGATCGATAAGAAGTATGAACCAGATCTGGAGGAACGGCTGACTGACTGGATCATTGCCCAGTGTGGTGACAAAGTTGGCCGTCCTGAGCCCGGCAAGGTCGGATGGCAGAACTGGCTCAAGGATGGTTGTGTGAGTGCCTGTCCTTCTCATGCCTTAGTTATCCTGTTTGTCTCCCAGTCTTGTACAGGCACTGTGTGCATTTCTCATCctgctctcgctctctctccagGTTCTGTGTGAGCTGATCAACAGCCTTTCTGGTGCAAACAAGCCCATCAAGAAAATCCAGAGCTCAGGCATGGCCTTCAAACAGATGGAGCAGATTTCCCAATTCCTCAATGCTGCTGAGAAGTACGGCATCACCAAGACTGATGTGTTTCAGACAGTTGACCTCTGGGAAGGTATGTAGCCATCTCAGACAGTTGAGATTGGTATTAAATACTTATCCAATCAATTTACAGTTGGTGGAGAGTATATGAACTGTCTATCCTAGAAATGATTGCTGTATGTTTGTGACAATATTGATAATACTGACCATTTCCATGGAATTAAGTGGAATTATTCAGCAGCTGGTACCATGGTTTAATACCTGGGGGTGATCATAATATTTTACATGGGCTTACCTTTCCACAGTTTCATACCCACAGTATTCAATACAAGCATGTACCCCAGTTTTATTGTCCTGTGATGCACTACTCAAGTGGCAAGCCACCCTTATGATCAAGCATGTTGGGTGGTGAAAGATCAAGTCATTGTCGGTCAATCCAGTAAGGGTAGGAAGCTATGATTTGGCTTGTTGCTCCCCATAATGTTTCTTTGCATTTTCATAATGTGAAGCTTCAGAACCTTTAGAATTCAGAATTTATCGCTATTGCCCACCCACAGTGTACTCAAACTCCTACTACCCAAATTTGAGTTTCAAAGCTCTAATTTTTAAATGCTGAGCTTGGCAGTAATTATGGTCCCTCCTACTAAACAATGTCTGGTTTTGCAGAGTTCCTATTTATTCCTTCATTATTGTCTGTAGGTAAAGACCTTGCTGCCGTTCAGAAGACTCTGATGGCCCTGGGAAGCCTGGCTGTCACCAGGGATGATGGAAATTACCGTGGTGACCCCAACTGGTTCCATAAGTGAGTCAGAGTCCCATTTAGTGTCATTTCCTGTGTAGGAACAGTCCTGACATTGGTAATCTGTATACTCCAAGAAACTGTAATTTTGGTGTGATGTACGTCTTTGCAGGAAGGCTATAGAGAACAAGCGAGCGTTCTCTGAGGACCAGCTGAATGAGGGGAAGAGTGTCATCGGCCTGCAGATGGGCACCAACAAGGGAGCATCTCAGGCCGGTATGACCGGTTACGGGCGACCCAGGCAGATCCTAAACAATCCTTAAACTTGACAAGTTGTCACCCCAGTCCTCTGTACGCTCCATCGCTCGGCCGATCACTGAAGACCTGTTCACAACTCTGAGACATGACCAAACCTACAAGCCAAAACTGGATTTTAACAGGATCCAAAAATAACACTCACTCATGCCTACTATACAGAAAGTGACAAGTCTTTAGAATCTCATGTCTGAATGTGTTGAACCGGTAAACAAAGCTACATAAGAGATACATTCCATTTAGATACTGGTTTTGAAACTGCACTCTTTAATGGTAATGAAATGTTTGCTAGAATATGCTGGGTTTGAACTGGGAAAGATGCAGTTGTAATCAAGATGTTGGGCCAATTTTCCAGAGCTCAGTAATTTTGTACATTGTATGTTGATGATAAAATGGTTCCGAAATaaatttcaatttaattttaaaCATCTTGTCACTGCCTTGTGTTATTGCTAGTCAACTGGACAGCACCTTCTAAGTTTGGGGGCACTACTATTGAATATGGTAAGACTTGTGATTTAGGGACTCCTTCTGGCAGCATGGGTGCCTGAGTTCAACTGACGTAGAAGGACTGTGTGTATTGGTGAGGGTAGTCTGGTGATCAGGCAGTGGGCCAGTAAAgctcattcaaaaacacaataataaaaaaggaaTTGCTTCTATATTGGGAGGAGGGGAGTGTATTGGCTGGTTGGATTATTTTATAGCTGGGCCAAAGTCATTCAGATGGGGCCGGCTCAATATTTTCTTACTGACTGTGAGGTGAGGAAGTGTAGAGGGATTCAGTGCAGAAGAAACACTACAGCTTGATCACTGATTTAAGCTGTTTAGCATGAGGTTAAAAACAGCCAGCTGGTGGGGAGTACAGGGAGGGATAGgtgggatgagagagaggatggaaagAAACATTGTGAGGGATAAAAGAGGGCTTCAATCAAGAGAGTGAATGGAGGGTGTTTGCTTATAACTGATAGCTCACTACAATGGAGTACAACATCTGTAATCAGAGAACATATCCTTAAAAGGACTGATCACTGGAGGGGCGGGCAGAGAGAGGGACCGCCTCctttttttcattctgtttctTAGAGACGGcatgtacacacagaaacacaatgtGGGGAATAGTCTCAGCCACTCTGACCAGTTAACACAACACTGTGTCAATATCAACTGAATCAACCCATAGCTCAGGGAGAGAGAACATTCTCCTATTGATTCTGTTGTCCCCTTGGCAGCTATGACTAAAAAGAGGGTTCAGTTTCTTTGTGAAAGAGATGCTCAGATGAGGTTCAATGAAGGGGCCTTAAGGAGattggggagggggggctgtGGCTGAACCGTGGCATCAACCACATCTGCCTTTGAATTAATAATCCATGAATCACTGAACACAATCGTTTCAAACCATTAAACCTTCCAACAACTACTTGTAGTAAGTAATATAAACTTGCAGCCAAAGGTTTCGTATTTTATCTAACATGAACAGATTGTGACATGTTTAGGCTATGATTGAGACatagtgaaacatggtggaacAGATAGAGGTAGAAGTGTGACAGATTTCCCTCCAGCTGTGGTTGAACATAGGTGTGAACTAGCTTGTGAAGTGACAGGAAATGACTGTCATGCATGAGGGGGGCTTGGGGACGAGTCATTTATTAGCAGAGGTGGGTGGGGGGAAGGGTCCCTTTCAGCTGTGAGGTAGAATTAGTCGTTTTTTAAAAGGGAGGGTAGATCAGCTATACCTGAAGAGGGAGCAGTCTGGGGGggatatataaatattatgacCCAGCCAAGAACACTATGTACTATATCAGTGTCTTTTATCTTACAGGCCATTACATCATCAGATAAAGCTCGGTCACCAAAGAAACAGCAAAACATCAGAATGCAAAGCAGTCAGTGTCAGTACTTCCTCATTTTATACAACTTCCCCCTGTATTCTGTGATCCCTATTTGATTTTCTACCACATTTCAATCCCCAAATGCACTTCTTAAGactttgttttgaatgtaagGGTACTCATGTCAAATTTGTATATTTAACTGCTATTTtaggtgaatacattttagtgATTTAGCTTGTCGTCTTATCCAGAGGGACCAACGTACATTAGTTACTGCATACATTTAGTACATAGAACTTTAGTacttaaaaacataattacaggGGGAGCAATGAGGCGATTGGAAAATGTGTATGATTAGGTTGCCATGGTGGTGTGAGGGCAAGATTGGATCTGTTTTGATGTCTACCTAAACCATGTAAATAACTGATTTGGTTTGTGGTTGAAAATATACATTCCATGTTAATCATTGTACACCTATAACTTATGCACTGTAACATGCCCATCTACCCACAAAGAGTCAAACAGTGTTTCCCGAGAATTAACTAAGACACATTTACCCAGTGTAACACAAAACTGTCCCATTCAACAAAACACTTTAAAGACATGTCTATAAATCTGGGGTGTTAGTGTTTATTACAAATGAATCACCTTTTTATAGGCATAGCTTTGTGATAAAGATAATGTCAGTGTTCAAGATGATCAAAAGGACTACAGGCAACTGTCGACTAACAATTCTTCAAATCCCCTTGAAtcttaaatatttattgtttgtaGATCACTGAGTCAGTCACAGTTTTGATCCACCAGAAAACAATCAATAATTTCGTTATATAGGCATGACATCAACACTAGAATGGAATGGAGTATGTTGGAATAACCTGGGGGAAATTCAATGATAATGCTCAAATGGGTTCCAGTAAACCCTGATAATGTATGCCCTCTAGTGGTTGTGAGGTTTCACAGGTTTGCTGAAGAGTTGAACCAATAAATATAGAGGCATCAGATggttacaaaacaacaacagttaaTAAATCCTGGACAGTGAAGATGAGAACAATTTTAAAGTAAAGAGCCATTTCTAAGAATTGTACATGCTATATGTATAATAAGCATCTATAATACTCAGAGCTTCTACCATACCGTTCATACTcacccatcctactctttcaaaatttATGCTAGTTTAAAtcttttatgtatattactgccatacttgccatacctacaatattcaatactactactattgctgctagtttacagtactctttttaaactgctgctatgaacagtgttatgtacatttaggtctggaaataattggacactgaaacAAGTTCTGTTATTTCGTCTGTTTACCAagatatattcaagttacagttaaataatgaatatgtgcttaatgtgcagtctctcagctttaatttcagggtattcacatcctaactggaagaagggtttaggaattgtAGCTTTTTAATACGTAGGTCCCTCTTTTTcgagggaccaaaagtaattggacaattgactcaaaaccttttcatggacaggtgtgagcAACTCttctgttatttcttcatcaagtgagcaggtaaaaggtctggagttgattccaggtgtggcatttgcatttggaagctgttgctgtgaacccacaacatgcggtcaaaggagctctcaatgcaagtgaaacaggccattcttAGGCTGCAACAAagaatccatcagagagatagcaggaacattaggagtggccaaatcaacagtttggtacattctgagcaaaaaagaaaacactggcaAGCTCTGCAACACGAAAAGGCCTGGACGCCACggaaaacaacagtggtggatgatcgtaggatcctttccatggtaaagaaaaaccccttcataacatccagccaagcgaagaacactctccaggaggtaagcatgtcattatccaagtctaacataaagagaagacttcacaaaagcaaatacagagggttcaccacaaggtgcaaaccattcataagccacAAGATTAGAATGGTCAGactagactttgccaaaaaacatctaaaaaagccagcccagttctggaacagcattatttggacagatgaaaccaagatcaacctgtaccagaatgatgggaaggaaaaagtatggagaaggcttggaacggctcatgatccgaagcataccacatcatctgtaaaacacagtggaggcactGTGATGGCGTgaccatgcatggcttccaatggtactgggtcactagtgtttactgatgatgtgacagaagacagaagcatacattatgaagtgtatagggatatattgtctgctcagattcaaccaaattcagcgaagttgattggatggtacttcactttacaaatggacaatgatccaaaacatactgcgaaagcaacccagttTTTTAGACAAATAAgttgaatattctgcaatggccgagtctgtcacctgatctcaacccgattaagcatgcatttcaatagctgaagacaaaacttaaggcagaaagacccacaaacagacaacaactgaagacagctgcagtaaaggcttggcaaagcatcacaaacgAGGAAattcagtgtttggtgatgtcaatgtgttccagacttcaagtcattgcctgcaaaggattctcgacaaagtattaaaaatgaacattttagtgatgattgtgttaatttgagcccctgaaaaaaGGGGacagtgtatgaaaatgtttgcaattcctaaatatttcgtacaatatttttgttgaaccCCTTGAACAAATATAAAATGAAGTCTGCaattcaattgcatctcggttgtttcatttcaaatccattgtagtGGCATAGCAAGCCAATTTAGAAAATTATGTCAGTGTcctaaattcttttttttccttaattctcactacgtagttgtagtgtgctatgccaccattcatattcatactacccagattgctgttATATCAGTAATACTACACAGACTGCTGTTATATCAGTAATACTACACAGACTGCTGTTATATCAGTAATACTACACAGACTGCTGTTATATCAGTAATACTACACAGACTGCTGTTATATCAGTAATACTACCCAGACTGTTGTTagtttacagtattttttttaactgctgctagtgtacagttttatgtacaaacccgattccaaaagagttgggacactgtacaaattgtgagtaaaaaaggaatggaataatttacaaatctcataaatttatattcaattcacaatagaatatagatgaCACATTGAATgctgaaagtgagacattttgtaatgtcatgccaaatattggctcatgtTGGATTTCTTGAGagcaacacattccaaaaatgttgggacaggtagcaataagaggccggaaaagttaaatgtacagataagaaacagctggaggaccaatttgcaacttattatgtcaactggcaacatgattgggtataaaaagagaggggcagtgtctctcagaagtcaagatgggcagaggatcaccgattcccccaatgctgcggcgaaaaatagtggagcaatatcagaaaggagtttctcagagaaaaattgcaaagagtttgaagttatcatcatctacagtgcataatatcatccaaagattcagagaatctggaacaatctctctgcgtaagggtcaaggccggaaaaccatactggatgccgtgatcttcgggccctcagacggcactgcatcctatacaggaatgatactgtaatggaaatcacaacatgggctcaggaatacttccagaaaacattgtcggtgaacacaatccaccgtgccattcgccgttgccggctaaaactctacaggtcaaaaaagaagccatatctaaacaggatccagaagcgcgggcgttttctctgggccaaggatcatttaaaatggactggggcaaagtggaaaagtgttctgtggtcagacaaataaatatttgaagttaattttggaaaactgggaccgccatgtcatccggactactgaggacaaggacaacccaagttgatatcagcgctcagttcagaagcctgcatctctgatggt
This genomic window from Esox lucius isolate fEsoLuc1 chromosome 7, fEsoLuc1.pri, whole genome shotgun sequence contains:
- the LOC105026006 gene encoding uncharacterized protein LOC105026006; translation: MANKGPSYGLSREVQSKIDKKYEPDLEERLTDWIIAQCGDKVGRPEPGKVGWQNWLKDGCVLCELINSLSGANKPIKKIQSSGMAFKQMEQISQFLNAAEKYGITKTDVFQTVDLWEGKDLAAVQKTLMALGSLAVTRDDGNYRGDPNWFHKKAIENKRAFSEDQLNEGKSVIGLQMGTNKGASQAGMTGYGRPRQILNNP